The genomic segment CGGACGTCCCTCCGCAGTGCGTCGGTGACCTCCGCGCCGTCGCGGTGAACGTCGATCGACACCTCGCTCACACGTCACTCCGTTCGTTCCGGTTGTGCGATCTTCTCCACCTCGCACGTCGTCGAGGCGCCGTCGCTGCGCGCCACGAGCAGCCCACCGTCCGGCACGGGCCGCCAGCCGGGCTCCTCGTCGCAGGGCTCGGAGGCGACCAGGACTCCGGCCCCGGCGGAGCGCGACCACAACGAGTGGGACCACGCGGTCGCCACGAGCACACTCCGTCCCACGAGCAGCAGGTTGAGCCGCGCTCCCCGCGACGTCGCCGCGACACGACGCACCAGCTCGCGCACCGCGTCGACCGGGTCGGCTCCCCCGCGCAACGCGCGGCGCAGCCACGCCCACAGCAACGCCGAGTCGGTGGGCGCGTCGAGGCGCAGCAGATCCACGACGGGCACCTCCTCGGCCAACCCGGCGACCGACTCCGGCCAGCCGAGCACGACCCCGTTGTGGCTGAACAGCCAGTCGTCGTCGGCGAACGGGGCGCACGCCCCTTCCGTCACGGGCATGCCCACCGTCCCGGACCGCACGGCACCGACGAACGCCGTCGACCGCACGGGCCGCAGCATCCGCTCCAGCGCCGGGTCGGTCCAGATCGGACCCGCACGGCGGTAGCGCGTCGGGTAGCCGTCGTCGGCGAACCAGCCGACGCCGAACCCGTCGACGTTCACCGTGCCGCCGCCGCGCATGTCCTTCGGCGCGTACGCCTGCACCACGAGCGAGTGCGGCGCGTGCAGCACCGGCTCCGCGGGCGCGCTCGGCGGCCCGAGGTACGCCACGTGCCTACACACCCGCGTCGCCGCCTCGCACGTCGCGGGCACACCGGAACCCGGCGAAGATCTGCCTGCGGAGGGGGAAGTCCCAGTTCCGGAACGTGCCCCGCACCGCCACCGCGTCACTGCCGAACGAACCACCGCGCAAGACCTTGTACTCGGAGCCGAAGAACACCTCGGAGTACTCGCGGTACGGGAAGGCGACGAAGCCCGGATAGGGATGGAAGTCGCTGCTCGTCCACTCCCAGACGTCTCCGATGAGCTGGTGCACGCCCAGCGGCGAGGCGCCCCGCGGGTACGCGCCCACGGGCGCCGGGCGCAGATGGCGTTGCCCGAGGTTGGCGTGCTCGGGCGTCGGATCGTCGTCGCCCCACGGGTAACGCCGCGAACGCCCGGTCGCCGGGTCGTACCGTGCCGCCTTCTCCCACTCGGCCTCGGTCGGCAGTCGCTTGCCCGCCCAGGCCGCGAACGCCTCGGCCTCGTAGTAGGAGACGTGGACGACGGGCTCGTCGGGCGGCGCGGGCTCGTACACGCCGAACCGGATGCGCCACCACTGCGCGTCCTCCCGCCGCCAGAACCGGGGTGCCGTGATGCCGTGTGCGCTGCGGTAGGCCCACCCGGCGGTGCTCCACCACCGCGGGTCGGTGTAGCCGCCGTCGTCGACGAACTCCGCGTAGCGGCCGTTGGTCACCGGGGTGGTGTCGAGGGCGAAGGTGTCGACGAACACCTCGTGCACGGGCTGCTCGTTGTCCAGCGCCCACGGCTCGATCGACGTGCCCATCGCGAACGGCCCCGC from the Saccharomonospora azurea NA-128 genome contains:
- the egtC gene encoding ergothioneine biosynthesis protein EgtC — its product is MCRHVAYLGPPSAPAEPVLHAPHSLVVQAYAPKDMRGGGTVNVDGFGVGWFADDGYPTRYRRAGPIWTDPALERMLRPVRSTAFVGAVRSGTVGMPVTEGACAPFADDDWLFSHNGVVLGWPESVAGLAEEVPVVDLLRLDAPTDSALLWAWLRRALRGGADPVDAVRELVRRVAATSRGARLNLLLVGRSVLVATAWSHSLWSRSAGAGVLVASEPCDEEPGWRPVPDGGLLVARSDGASTTCEVEKIAQPERTE
- the egtB gene encoding ergothioneine biosynthesis protein EgtB, with amino-acid sequence MTSVHRDLDLRPREAAIDEAGHPLHLLSEEELRAHVAEVLERARRRSAGLTDAVDDADLVKQHSTLMSPLVWDLAHVGSQEEIWLVRDVGGRDPLRPDIDDLYDAFQHPRSTRPELPLLGPEEARRYVTEVRDKAMDVLERAALRGRDLTCHAFAFGMVAQHEQQHDETMLATHQLRRGDPVLHAPAPPPAVVHDLPEEVVVPAGPFAMGTSIEPWALDNEQPVHEVFVDTFALDTTPVTNGRYAEFVDDGGYTDPRWWSTAGWAYRSAHGITAPRFWRREDAQWWRIRFGVYEPAPPDEPVVHVSYYEAEAFAAWAGKRLPTEAEWEKAARYDPATGRSRRYPWGDDDPTPEHANLGQRHLRPAPVGAYPRGASPLGVHQLIGDVWEWTSSDFHPYPGFVAFPYREYSEVFFGSEYKVLRGGSFGSDAVAVRGTFRNWDFPLRRQIFAGFRCARDVRGGDAGV